One segment of Phaeacidiphilus oryzae TH49 DNA contains the following:
- a CDS encoding M20 metallopeptidase family protein: MFQLADAEALSAELTELRRDLHRHPEIGLDLPVTQRRILRALDGLDLEISTGQGLSSVTAVLRGGAATSGERPAVLLRGDMDALPVQEESGLPFASETPGAMHACGHDLHVAGLLGAARLLTARRAELPGDVVFMFQPGEETVGGARIMLEEGVLEAAGRPVDAAYGLHVSSNILPFGFAATRPGPLMASADEIRVTVHGRGGHGSAPHTAVDPVPALCALVGELQTMVTRTVDAFDPAVLTIGTLAAGTAENVIPDTASCGGTVRTFSERTRELMRANIRRVVDGVAAAHGVRAELEYREGYPVTANDPAEAAFALDTARELLGADAVLEAPTPISGAEDFSYVLQRVPGAYLFVGACPPGTDPSTAPANHSPRAVHDDAVLPRTAALLAELAARSLSRPAAAER; encoded by the coding sequence ATGTTCCAACTCGCCGATGCGGAGGCCCTGTCCGCCGAGCTCACCGAGCTGCGCAGGGACCTCCACCGCCACCCCGAGATCGGTCTCGACCTGCCCGTCACCCAGCGGCGGATCCTCCGCGCCCTGGACGGCCTCGACCTGGAGATCAGCACCGGGCAGGGCCTGAGCTCGGTCACCGCGGTGCTCCGCGGCGGCGCCGCCACGAGCGGCGAACGCCCGGCGGTGCTGCTCCGCGGGGACATGGACGCCCTCCCCGTCCAGGAGGAGAGCGGGCTGCCGTTCGCCTCCGAGACGCCCGGCGCCATGCACGCCTGCGGCCACGACCTCCACGTCGCCGGACTCCTGGGCGCGGCAAGGCTGCTGACGGCGCGTCGGGCGGAACTGCCGGGCGATGTGGTCTTCATGTTCCAGCCCGGCGAGGAGACCGTCGGCGGCGCCCGGATCATGCTGGAGGAGGGCGTCCTGGAGGCCGCCGGCCGCCCGGTGGACGCCGCCTACGGGCTGCACGTCAGCTCCAACATCCTGCCGTTCGGCTTCGCCGCCACCCGCCCGGGGCCGCTGATGGCGTCCGCCGACGAGATCCGGGTCACCGTCCACGGCCGCGGCGGCCACGGCTCCGCCCCGCACACCGCGGTGGACCCGGTCCCCGCGCTCTGCGCCCTGGTCGGCGAACTCCAGACGATGGTCACCCGCACGGTGGACGCCTTCGACCCGGCCGTCCTCACCATCGGCACCCTCGCCGCGGGCACCGCCGAGAACGTCATCCCGGACACCGCCTCCTGCGGCGGCACCGTCCGCACCTTCTCCGAGCGCACCCGCGAGCTGATGCGGGCCAACATCCGCCGGGTGGTGGACGGGGTGGCCGCCGCCCACGGGGTCCGCGCCGAGCTGGAGTACCGGGAGGGCTACCCGGTCACCGCCAACGACCCGGCCGAGGCGGCCTTCGCGCTCGACACCGCACGCGAACTCCTGGGCGCGGACGCGGTGCTGGAGGCGCCCACGCCGATCTCCGGCGCCGAGGACTTCTCCTACGTCCTGCAGCGGGTCCCCGGCGCGTACCTCTTCGTCGGCGCCTGCCCACCCGGCACGGACCCGTCCACCGCGCCGGCCAACCACTCCCCGCGGGCCGTCCACGACGACGCCGTACTGCCGCGGACCGCCGCCCTCCTCGCCGAGCTGGCCGCCCGCAGCCTCTCCCGGCCGGCGGCCGCCGAGCGGTAG
- a CDS encoding MFS transporter translates to MSATTAQVDSGRSGGTARAAGLMIALLLVFEFVNGVLQGTIAPMLPSIGRQLHLGAADLTWITSSELLAAAVSVPVFGRLGDLHGHRRLLRVALVAFGAGSLLVALAPTMPLMLPGRVLQGSETAIGTLIIALYRDRLPVDRARTAISWLSGTLALGVLLGSLLVGTLSAAIASAHWVLLVPGVLAALCLPLSYLPAVPESQARAAGRVDWPGAVLLALGMVLLLYGVSVAEEHSWGSAAVLGPLLLGLLVLGGWAGVEWRVPHPLVDLRETAGRSILPLLLCTFVFGVFYFTNQAAGTSFLAADPAVTGYGFKLSALGIALVTVPSVALAVVGSLLTKRAARLLRGFRWATALSFGVIGVCYTVNCLVHDSIPVFAVVQSVGGLAAGVALGAMPVMVAEAADPARTGVVMALYNNFRTLGGTVAGALAASILSAFTLTGRRTPSEHAYVLLWAVIAALCFAAAVFGALTRRTEFPRT, encoded by the coding sequence ATGAGCGCCACCACCGCCCAGGTCGACTCCGGGAGATCCGGGGGGACCGCCCGGGCCGCCGGGCTGATGATCGCCCTGCTGCTGGTCTTCGAGTTCGTCAACGGGGTGCTGCAGGGCACGATCGCCCCGATGCTGCCGTCCATCGGACGTCAACTCCACCTCGGCGCGGCCGACCTGACCTGGATCACCTCCTCCGAGCTGCTGGCCGCGGCGGTCTCGGTGCCGGTCTTCGGCCGGCTCGGCGACCTCCACGGCCACCGGCGGCTGCTGCGGGTCGCCCTGGTGGCCTTCGGCGCCGGCTCGCTGCTGGTGGCGCTCGCGCCGACGATGCCGCTGATGCTGCCCGGCCGGGTGCTCCAGGGCAGCGAGACCGCGATCGGCACGCTGATCATCGCCCTCTACCGGGACCGGCTCCCGGTGGACCGGGCCAGGACCGCCATCTCCTGGCTCTCCGGCACCCTCGCGCTGGGCGTGCTCCTCGGCTCGCTGCTGGTCGGCACCCTCTCCGCGGCCATCGCCTCGGCGCACTGGGTGCTGCTGGTGCCGGGCGTGCTGGCGGCGCTCTGCCTGCCGCTGTCCTATCTCCCCGCGGTCCCCGAGTCGCAGGCCCGGGCGGCCGGCCGGGTGGACTGGCCGGGCGCGGTGCTGCTGGCCCTCGGCATGGTGCTGCTGCTGTACGGGGTGTCGGTGGCGGAGGAGCACAGCTGGGGGTCGGCGGCGGTGCTCGGCCCCCTCCTGCTGGGCCTGCTGGTGCTGGGCGGCTGGGCCGGGGTCGAGTGGCGGGTCCCGCACCCGCTGGTGGACCTGCGGGAGACGGCCGGCCGCAGCATCCTGCCGCTGCTGCTGTGCACCTTCGTCTTCGGCGTCTTCTACTTCACCAACCAGGCCGCGGGCACCAGCTTCCTGGCCGCGGACCCGGCGGTCACCGGCTACGGCTTCAAGCTGAGCGCGCTGGGCATCGCGCTGGTCACCGTGCCGTCGGTGGCGCTGGCGGTGGTCGGCTCGCTGCTCACCAAGCGGGCGGCCCGGCTGCTGCGCGGCTTCCGGTGGGCGACCGCGCTCTCCTTCGGCGTGATCGGCGTCTGCTACACCGTCAACTGCCTGGTGCACGACTCCATCCCGGTCTTCGCGGTGGTGCAGTCGGTCGGCGGGCTGGCCGCGGGGGTGGCGCTCGGCGCCATGCCGGTGATGGTCGCCGAGGCCGCGGACCCGGCCAGGACCGGCGTGGTGATGGCGCTGTACAACAACTTCCGCACGCTCGGCGGGACGGTGGCCGGCGCGCTGGCCGCCTCCATCCTCAGCGCCTTCACCCTGACCGGCCGGCGCACTCCGAGCGAGCACGCCTACGTGCTGCTGTGGGCGGTGATCGCGGCACTCTGCTTCGCCGCGGCCGTCTTCGGAGCGCTGACCCGCCGCACGGAGTTTCCGCGCACGTAG
- a CDS encoding lactonase family protein: MTGTTEPNGTTRRRGRELLITGCWTAESGGRGHGLTVYRRDSADGSLERLSELELAAPSYLCRHPRLPVLYAVNETPEGAVTALAVDEADGTLRPLGSLPTGGSSPCHLALSADGRRLLAADYGSGSVAAFALEADGRLRERTDLVQHQGSGPRADRQEGPHAHMVVRHPDAPDDGAGELWTAVDLGADRLFRYRLGEDGRLAPDGGLALRPGFGPRQLVHAGNGVAYLVGELSSELAVLGESAGDGLTLLDTLPASPRAERPGQPENLPAHLSLSADGRLLFLSNRGADTVAVLRAGDAGRPPEPLGEYDCGGSWPRHMELDPAGGLLYVCNQESDSLDVLAVGEDGALTHLRSQPTPSPTCVLLW; encoded by the coding sequence GTGACTGGGACCACAGAGCCGAACGGGACGACCCGGCGCCGCGGGCGCGAACTGCTGATCACCGGCTGCTGGACCGCCGAATCCGGCGGCCGAGGGCACGGGCTGACCGTCTACCGGCGGGATTCCGCCGACGGGTCACTGGAACGGCTCAGCGAGCTGGAGCTGGCGGCCCCCTCCTACCTCTGCCGCCACCCCCGGCTGCCGGTGCTCTACGCGGTGAACGAGACCCCGGAGGGCGCCGTGACCGCCCTCGCGGTGGACGAGGCGGACGGCACCCTGCGGCCGCTCGGCAGCCTGCCCACCGGCGGCTCCTCCCCCTGCCATCTGGCGCTGAGCGCGGACGGCCGCCGGCTGCTGGCCGCCGACTACGGCTCGGGCAGCGTGGCGGCCTTCGCCCTGGAGGCGGACGGGCGGCTGCGCGAGCGGACGGACCTGGTGCAGCACCAGGGCTCGGGGCCGCGGGCCGACCGTCAGGAGGGCCCGCACGCCCACATGGTGGTACGCCACCCCGACGCGCCGGACGACGGGGCCGGCGAGCTGTGGACGGCCGTGGACCTGGGCGCCGACCGGCTCTTCCGCTACCGGCTCGGCGAGGACGGCCGGCTGGCCCCGGACGGCGGCCTCGCCCTCCGGCCGGGCTTCGGCCCGCGCCAGCTGGTCCACGCGGGCAACGGGGTCGCCTACCTGGTCGGCGAGCTGAGCTCGGAGCTGGCGGTGCTCGGGGAGTCCGCGGGGGACGGCCTGACCCTGCTGGACACCCTGCCGGCGAGCCCCCGGGCGGAACGGCCGGGGCAGCCGGAGAACCTCCCGGCGCACCTCTCCCTCTCGGCGGACGGCCGGCTGCTCTTCCTCTCCAACCGGGGCGCCGACACCGTCGCGGTGCTCCGCGCGGGGGACGCCGGCCGGCCGCCGGAGCCGCTCGGGGAGTACGACTGCGGCGGGTCCTGGCCCCGGCACATGGAGCTCGACCCGGCCGGCGGCCTCCTCTACGTCTGCAACCAGGAGTCGGACAGCCTGGACGTGCTGGCGGTGGGCGAGGACGGCGCCCTCACCCACCTCCGCAGCCAACCGACCCCCAGCCCCACCTGCGTCCTGCTGTGGTGA
- a CDS encoding Lrp/AsnC family transcriptional regulator, with translation MAVPTQQSLIGPGSEQPGERLDELDHLLVTALQTAPRADWRSIGAALDVAPTTAARRWARLTSAGLAWMSCYPAQVEGQPLPSAFIEIDCRPGRIGEVAAELAGDCNVLSLEQQTGRRDLLVNAVFLDQAQLGRYLSLRLGRLPGVAGARAELTLVLHTNASRWRLDRLGDRRLAALARRRPRPAPTSEHRPIGSVLQRDLPLVRALGLDPRQPVARLAERTGLSPATVRRRLDALDADEAVIYRCDVARGRSGWPVSVSLWCSAPPARAARDAEALSRFRETRMCAEVTGRSNILLTAWLRSIEELPGFEARIGGSCPELTVDDKAVTVWPMKLGGQLLDPRGRGLGAIPLWAWSEGEPYQAADAAERELVGRLRAAAVIPSGPAGPWG, from the coding sequence ATGGCGGTCCCGACGCAGCAATCCCTCATCGGCCCCGGTTCCGAGCAGCCCGGGGAGCGACTGGACGAGCTCGACCACCTGCTGGTGACCGCCCTGCAGACGGCGCCGCGCGCGGACTGGCGCTCGATCGGCGCGGCCCTGGACGTGGCCCCCACCACCGCGGCCCGCCGCTGGGCCCGGCTGACCTCCGCCGGGCTGGCCTGGATGAGCTGCTATCCGGCGCAGGTCGAGGGCCAGCCGCTGCCGTCCGCCTTCATCGAGATCGACTGCCGGCCGGGCCGGATCGGCGAGGTGGCCGCCGAACTCGCCGGCGACTGCAACGTACTGAGCCTGGAGCAGCAGACCGGCCGGCGGGACCTGCTGGTCAACGCGGTCTTCCTGGACCAGGCGCAGCTGGGCCGCTATCTGTCGCTGCGGCTGGGGCGGCTGCCCGGGGTGGCCGGGGCCCGGGCCGAGCTGACCCTCGTGCTGCACACCAACGCCAGCCGCTGGCGGCTCGACCGGCTCGGCGACCGGCGGCTGGCCGCGCTGGCCCGCCGCCGGCCGCGGCCGGCCCCGACCTCGGAGCACCGGCCGATCGGGTCGGTGCTCCAGCGCGATCTGCCGCTGGTCCGGGCGCTGGGCCTGGATCCGCGGCAGCCGGTGGCCCGGCTGGCCGAGCGGACCGGCCTCAGCCCGGCGACCGTCCGCCGCCGGCTGGACGCGCTGGACGCCGACGAGGCGGTGATCTACCGCTGCGACGTGGCGCGCGGCAGGTCGGGCTGGCCGGTCTCGGTGAGCCTGTGGTGCTCGGCGCCGCCGGCCCGGGCCGCGCGGGACGCGGAGGCGCTCAGCCGGTTCCGGGAGACCCGGATGTGCGCGGAGGTCACCGGCCGCAGCAACATCCTCCTCACCGCCTGGCTGCGCTCGATCGAGGAGCTGCCCGGCTTCGAGGCCCGGATCGGCGGGTCCTGCCCCGAACTCACCGTCGACGACAAGGCGGTGACGGTCTGGCCGATGAAGCTGGGCGGCCAGCTGCTGGACCCGCGCGGCCGGGGGCTGGGCGCCATCCCGCTGTGGGCCTGGTCCGAGGGCGAGCCCTACCAGGCGGCGGACGCCGCGGAACGGGAGCTGGTCGGGCGCCTGCGGGCGGCCGCCGTGATCCCGTCCGGCCCTGCGGGGCCATGGGGGTGA
- a CDS encoding helix-turn-helix transcriptional regulator, translating to MTGFVGRRGELADLGRLLRQARLVTVTGSGGVGKTRVALRAAAAAEGDYPDGIRLVELSGLRGGELLPHTVAAALGLAEQEGRDPLDVVLDHLRGRRLLLVLDTCEHLVDSCAMLADLVLRDAPGVTVLATSRQPLDVPGEHTFPIPPLSLDTGEAEELFAQRAAAVLPGYRPTEADREDVQRLCARLDGIPLAIELAAVRLRAVTLRQLNERLEHRFRLLTGGRRTALPRHQTLRTAIDWSYELCGHAEQLLWARLSVFAGPFDIAAAEEVCAGGRLSPEDVLATLIDLVDKSIVLRVDEPGEAGGATSYRLLDTLREFGGERLAESGEAEEVRARHLARYTRLGARFGERALDPDQLDRYRELAREHDNLRVALEFALANAERRPAATRLAADLWAYWQIAARLTEGRHWLTRVLEHFAESGPDRAWALVIRAYLATLQGEPADAVDELTEGIAIAEGCSARLPAARGQMYRQLALTLAGRHQEASEAGRAAHRLMLELDDRIGLVTLDAQEAYLCTLSGDLPGAVDRCAVGLRRLGEGGPERWMQSYLHFIAGTALYFQGEYERAGEAARTSLAMKHELGDRVGTAYCLELLGWLATTAEQGERGARLLGAADALWSAFGRRLSGTEAMEAVHQDCLRALAGLLGAERCLALREEGGRARLDAVVRFAVTRSGGGGEAVQLTRVQPQRASVDELTRREREVAAFLSEGLSNREIAERLVISKRTVDSHVEHILAKLGAASRNEIASLLRTES from the coding sequence GTGACCGGATTCGTCGGTCGACGTGGCGAACTCGCCGATCTGGGCCGCCTGCTGCGGCAGGCCCGGCTGGTCACCGTCACCGGTTCGGGCGGGGTGGGGAAGACCCGGGTGGCGCTGCGGGCGGCCGCGGCGGCCGAGGGGGACTACCCGGACGGCATCCGGCTGGTCGAGCTCTCCGGGCTGCGCGGCGGAGAGCTGCTGCCGCACACCGTGGCCGCCGCCCTCGGCCTCGCCGAGCAGGAGGGCCGGGACCCGCTCGACGTCGTCCTCGACCATCTGAGGGGCCGCCGGCTGCTGCTCGTGCTGGACACCTGCGAGCACCTGGTGGACTCCTGCGCGATGCTCGCCGACCTGGTGCTGCGGGACGCCCCCGGGGTGACCGTGCTGGCCACCAGCCGGCAGCCGCTGGACGTGCCGGGCGAGCACACCTTCCCGATCCCGCCGCTGTCGCTGGACACCGGCGAGGCCGAGGAGCTGTTCGCCCAGCGGGCCGCCGCGGTCCTGCCGGGCTACCGGCCGACCGAGGCCGACCGGGAGGACGTGCAGCGGCTCTGCGCCCGTCTGGACGGCATCCCGCTGGCCATCGAGCTGGCCGCGGTCCGGCTGCGCGCGGTCACCCTGCGGCAGCTCAACGAGCGCCTGGAGCACCGCTTCCGGCTGCTCACCGGCGGCCGCCGGACGGCGCTGCCCCGGCACCAGACGCTGCGCACAGCCATCGACTGGTCGTACGAACTGTGCGGCCACGCCGAGCAGTTGCTCTGGGCCAGGCTCTCGGTCTTCGCCGGGCCCTTCGACATCGCCGCCGCCGAGGAGGTCTGCGCCGGCGGCCGGCTCTCCCCGGAGGACGTACTGGCCACCCTGATCGACCTGGTGGACAAGTCGATCGTGCTGCGGGTGGACGAGCCCGGCGAGGCCGGCGGTGCGACCAGCTACCGACTGCTGGACACCCTGCGGGAGTTCGGCGGCGAGCGGCTGGCCGAGAGCGGCGAGGCCGAGGAGGTGCGGGCCCGCCATCTGGCCCGCTACACCCGGCTCGGCGCCCGCTTCGGCGAGCGCGCCCTCGACCCCGACCAGCTGGACCGCTACCGCGAGCTGGCCAGGGAGCACGACAACCTGCGGGTGGCCCTGGAGTTCGCGCTGGCCAACGCCGAGCGCAGACCGGCGGCCACCCGGCTGGCCGCCGACCTCTGGGCGTACTGGCAGATCGCCGCCCGGCTCACCGAGGGCCGGCACTGGCTCACCCGGGTGCTGGAGCACTTCGCCGAGTCCGGCCCGGACCGCGCCTGGGCCCTGGTCATCCGCGCCTATCTGGCCACCCTCCAGGGCGAACCGGCCGACGCGGTGGACGAGTTGACCGAGGGCATCGCGATCGCCGAGGGCTGCTCGGCCCGGCTGCCCGCCGCCCGCGGGCAGATGTACCGGCAGCTGGCGCTGACCCTGGCCGGCCGCCACCAGGAGGCGTCCGAGGCCGGCCGGGCGGCCCACCGGCTGATGCTGGAGCTGGACGACCGGATCGGTCTGGTCACCCTGGACGCCCAGGAGGCCTACCTCTGCACCCTCTCCGGCGATCTGCCGGGGGCGGTGGACCGGTGCGCGGTGGGGCTGCGCCGGCTGGGCGAGGGCGGCCCCGAGCGCTGGATGCAGAGCTACCTCCACTTCATCGCCGGCACCGCGCTCTACTTCCAGGGCGAGTACGAGCGGGCCGGCGAGGCCGCCCGCACCTCGCTGGCCATGAAGCACGAGCTGGGCGACCGGGTCGGCACGGCCTACTGCCTGGAGCTGCTGGGCTGGCTGGCCACCACGGCGGAGCAGGGGGAGCGCGGCGCCCGGCTGCTGGGCGCCGCCGACGCCCTGTGGTCCGCCTTCGGCAGACGGCTCAGCGGGACGGAGGCGATGGAGGCGGTGCACCAGGACTGCCTCCGCGCGCTGGCCGGACTCCTCGGCGCGGAGCGCTGCCTGGCCCTGCGGGAGGAGGGCGGCCGGGCCCGGCTGGACGCGGTGGTGCGGTTCGCCGTGACCCGTTCCGGGGGCGGCGGGGAGGCGGTCCAGCTCACCCGGGTCCAGCCCCAGCGGGCGTCCGTGGACGAGCTCACCCGGCGGGAGCGCGAGGTCGCCGCGTTCCTCTCGGAGGGTTTGTCGAACCGCGAGATCGCCGAGCGGCTGGTGATCTCCAAACGAACAGTCGACTCACATGTGGAACACATCCTGGCGAAACTCGGCGCCGCTTCCCGGAACGAGATCGCTTCCCTGCTGCGTACCGAGAGCTGA
- a CDS encoding LCP family protein: MAVVVLAAAGGLYYAYRHYTGNIHSSGLFGGISGNAGTEKPDAFGRTPINILAMGSDARSNAADCKLGGDCSAGGGERADVEMIVHISADRSNMTVMSIPRDLMTELPGCTAYNGAPATTAHRGQINAALDNGPGCSVAAVHQLTGITIDHFVKVDFSGVVSMSDAVGGVQVCVDNNVYDPYSHLKLSKGTHTLKGVGALEFLRTRHGFGDGGDIGRTEAQHIFLTEMIKKLKSAGTLTDPAAVLSLADAATKALTVDSGLDSITKLVGLASDLNKVPTKRITFTTMQTVDDTQAGESGRLLIAPGARNLFQTIVDDQSLTTATGAKSSAASATASASASGSGSSAGGSSAGGTVSPSSIPVSVLNGSGIPARAATVAGALVGKGFSQTVTGGNAGSGAAYSHSYVYYGAGQSDAARTVASALGIPSGQLRTGTSPGVQVIIGTDWSSGTAYPGGGTGSSSGSSAAGSSSSGPSGGSTGALTNAHVQKGDTTTCAHVSPYATVALHGVGMTPTQAYADSPQVKNSDG, translated from the coding sequence ATGGCGGTAGTCGTTCTGGCTGCCGCCGGCGGACTTTATTACGCGTACCGCCACTACACCGGCAACATCCACAGCAGTGGATTGTTCGGGGGCATATCGGGCAACGCCGGGACCGAGAAGCCCGACGCCTTCGGCCGTACCCCGATCAACATCCTGGCCATGGGCTCGGACGCCCGGAGCAATGCCGCGGACTGCAAGCTCGGCGGCGACTGCAGCGCCGGCGGCGGTGAGCGGGCCGACGTGGAAATGATCGTCCACATCTCCGCGGACCGCTCGAACATGACGGTGATGTCGATCCCGCGGGATCTGATGACCGAACTCCCCGGCTGCACCGCGTACAACGGGGCCCCTGCCACCACGGCTCATCGTGGACAGATCAACGCGGCTCTGGACAACGGGCCCGGCTGCAGCGTCGCCGCGGTCCACCAGCTGACCGGGATAACCATCGACCACTTCGTCAAGGTCGACTTCTCCGGCGTGGTCTCGATGTCCGACGCGGTCGGCGGCGTGCAGGTCTGCGTGGACAACAACGTCTACGACCCCTATTCGCACCTCAAGCTGAGCAAGGGCACCCACACCCTGAAGGGCGTCGGCGCCCTGGAGTTCCTCCGCACCCGGCATGGCTTCGGCGACGGCGGCGACATCGGCCGCACCGAGGCCCAGCACATCTTCCTGACCGAAATGATCAAGAAGCTGAAGAGCGCCGGCACCCTGACCGACCCGGCCGCCGTGCTGAGCCTGGCCGACGCCGCCACCAAGGCGCTGACCGTGGACAGCGGGCTGGACAGCATCACCAAGCTGGTCGGCCTGGCCTCGGACCTCAACAAGGTCCCGACCAAGCGGATCACCTTCACCACCATGCAGACCGTGGACGACACCCAGGCCGGCGAGTCCGGCCGGCTGCTGATCGCCCCCGGCGCGCGGAACCTCTTCCAGACGATCGTCGACGACCAGTCGCTGACCACCGCCACCGGTGCCAAGTCCTCCGCCGCCTCGGCCACCGCCTCCGCGTCCGCCTCCGGCTCCGGGTCCTCGGCGGGCGGCTCCTCGGCGGGCGGCACCGTCTCGCCGTCCTCGATCCCGGTGAGCGTGCTCAACGGAAGCGGGATCCCGGCCCGGGCCGCGACCGTGGCCGGCGCCCTGGTCGGCAAGGGCTTCAGCCAGACCGTCACCGGCGGCAACGCCGGCAGCGGAGCCGCGTACTCGCACTCCTACGTGTACTACGGGGCCGGCCAGTCGGACGCCGCCAGGACGGTCGCCTCCGCGCTGGGCATCCCGAGCGGCCAGCTGCGCACGGGGACCAGCCCCGGAGTGCAGGTGATCATCGGCACCGACTGGTCGAGCGGCACCGCCTATCCGGGCGGCGGCACCGGCTCGTCCTCCGGTTCCTCCGCCGCCGGCTCGTCCTCCTCCGGTCCCTCCGGCGGTTCGACCGGCGCGCTGACCAACGCCCATGTGCAGAAGGGCGACACCACCACCTGCGCCCACGTCAGCCCGTACGCCACGGTGGCGCTGCACGGGGTGGGGATGACCCCGACCCAGGCCTACGCGGACAGCCCGCAGGTGAAGAACTCCGACGGCTGA
- a CDS encoding PRC-barrel domain-containing protein, with protein MSETTEPTASGLRPEEMLGHSLEDSDGREVGLITRIYFDNRTQQPEWLEVSAKGWLGRLGLLRAYVPVERATRHGEAVQVPYPGGRIKRSPRLMAGEYISSAQEARLCYHYGCTEHGHGSWAPHTGEGWPVHRWFFGGPRYGWMAGHERLEDARRHGDGSAFGPRASRDYHSSDR; from the coding sequence ATGAGCGAGACGACCGAACCGACGGCCTCGGGGCTCCGCCCCGAGGAGATGCTCGGCCATTCGCTGGAGGACAGCGACGGCCGCGAGGTGGGCCTCATCACCCGGATCTACTTCGACAACCGCACCCAGCAGCCCGAGTGGCTGGAGGTCTCGGCCAAGGGCTGGCTGGGCCGCCTCGGTCTGCTCAGGGCGTACGTCCCGGTCGAGCGCGCCACCCGCCACGGCGAGGCCGTCCAGGTGCCCTACCCGGGCGGCCGGATCAAGAGGTCGCCGCGGCTGATGGCCGGCGAGTACATCTCCTCCGCCCAGGAGGCCAGGCTCTGCTACCACTACGGCTGCACCGAGCACGGCCACGGCTCCTGGGCCCCCCACACCGGGGAGGGCTGGCCGGTCCACCGCTGGTTCTTCGGCGGCCCCCGGTACGGCTGGATGGCCGGCCACGAGAGGCTGGAGGACGCCCGCCGGCACGGCGACGGCAGCGCGTTCGGCCCCCGGGCCTCGCGCGACTACCACTCCTCCGACCGCTGA